A single Natrinema pellirubrum DSM 15624 DNA region contains:
- the truA gene encoding tRNA pseudouridine(38-40) synthase TruA — translation MARRAFRIAYDGTDYHGFQRQPQPDVPTVEDAIFDALRDLSVLEPDADKPAGYAAAGRTDAGVSALAQTIALEAPDWLAPRALNGRLPADVRAWAAADAPSDFHATHHATRRAYTYHLYAPATETDGAPAVDDDRFHAACEALSGTHDVRNLTPDDHNTERSLTLAAERDGDYIVLTVAAGGFSRELVRRLVSLARAVGTGDAPREKIDRVLEPEPLPGHEGIAPAPPEPLVLTDVRYPDLEFEIDDEAAQSARSVFDRRRIDRRTGARVAGQLTDGMR, via the coding sequence ATGGCTCGCCGCGCGTTCCGGATCGCTTACGACGGGACCGACTATCACGGGTTTCAGCGCCAGCCCCAACCCGACGTGCCGACCGTCGAGGACGCCATCTTCGACGCCCTCCGCGACCTCTCGGTCCTCGAGCCCGACGCCGACAAACCGGCGGGCTACGCCGCGGCCGGCCGCACCGACGCGGGCGTCTCCGCGCTCGCCCAGACGATCGCGCTCGAGGCCCCCGACTGGCTCGCGCCGCGGGCGTTGAACGGCCGTCTCCCGGCCGACGTCCGGGCGTGGGCGGCGGCCGACGCGCCCTCGGACTTTCACGCGACCCACCACGCGACCCGACGGGCCTACACCTACCATCTGTACGCACCGGCCACCGAAACGGACGGCGCGCCCGCCGTCGACGACGACCGGTTCCACGCAGCCTGCGAGGCGCTGTCCGGAACACACGACGTTCGCAATCTGACGCCGGACGATCACAACACCGAGCGCTCGCTGACTCTCGCAGCCGAGCGGGACGGCGACTACATCGTCCTCACGGTCGCCGCGGGCGGGTTCTCCCGCGAACTCGTCCGTCGGCTCGTCTCGCTCGCCCGCGCGGTCGGGACCGGCGACGCCCCCCGCGAGAAGATCGACCGCGTCCTCGAGCCCGAGCCGCTGCCCGGCCACGAGGGGATCGCACCCGCCCCGCCGGAGCCACTCGTCCTGACCGACGTTCGATATCCCGACCTCGAGTTCGAGATCGACGATGAGGCGGCCCAGAGCGCTCGTTCGGTGTTCGATCGCCGCCGGATCGACCGGCGAACGGGTGCGCGGGTCGCCGGACAGCTCACCGACGGAATGCGCTGA
- a CDS encoding PQQ-like beta-propeller repeat protein, with the protein MRPISRRGVLGTCGVALAFGAGCLGDGTDDEANGDGDGSAAESGTWPSFRGGPSNAAVADVDGFDEEPTERWTVDLPTSPGTAAIADGTAYLAAGSRLSAIDLANGDERWTVALEGTRTGSPAVAADAVVCPDAEGLLVVDHEGNDRRHVPYDGTTTARLTAQQQAGPSVPSSPTVVDGTAYVGTPAGDLVAIGLADGAVTWRSPATDGWASLARQRQTAGGVTSPAVADGRVVVGTETGIAAFDAADGSSEWTHDTERAVRSAPAVVDGAVYVGGATPVALAAESGEIQWGGKGAASLSLQGTRASGRRQELPPMAPSVAVGDERVVRHDSDERLVALDRSDGSERWGAPLEGIESLSRSGGSAGTAQYAPSWSSPVIAGNAVVVGTTAGVVAVSLADGAGLWRLPTDTRVVASPAVTDGAIVVGDGNGTVRALET; encoded by the coding sequence ATGCGACCGATCTCACGCCGCGGGGTACTCGGAACGTGCGGGGTGGCCCTCGCGTTCGGGGCCGGCTGTCTCGGGGACGGAACGGACGACGAAGCGAACGGGGACGGCGACGGATCGGCGGCCGAAAGCGGGACGTGGCCGTCGTTTCGCGGCGGCCCGTCCAACGCGGCGGTCGCCGACGTGGATGGGTTCGACGAGGAGCCGACGGAACGCTGGACGGTCGACCTGCCGACTTCCCCGGGAACGGCCGCGATCGCCGACGGCACGGCCTACCTCGCGGCGGGCTCGAGGCTGTCCGCGATCGATCTCGCGAACGGCGACGAGCGCTGGACGGTCGCCCTCGAGGGGACCCGAACCGGATCGCCGGCCGTCGCGGCTGACGCCGTGGTCTGTCCCGACGCCGAGGGGCTACTCGTCGTCGACCACGAGGGGAACGACCGGCGTCACGTCCCGTACGACGGTACGACGACTGCTCGGCTGACCGCACAGCAACAGGCCGGCCCGTCAGTACCGTCCTCGCCGACCGTCGTCGACGGCACGGCGTACGTTGGGACGCCGGCCGGCGACCTCGTCGCGATCGGGCTCGCGGACGGCGCGGTGACGTGGCGCTCGCCGGCGACCGACGGCTGGGCGTCGCTAGCACGGCAGCGCCAGACGGCCGGCGGGGTCACTTCCCCGGCCGTCGCCGACGGCCGCGTCGTCGTCGGAACGGAAACCGGGATCGCCGCGTTCGACGCCGCCGACGGCTCGAGCGAGTGGACCCACGATACAGAGCGTGCGGTCCGGTCCGCGCCGGCGGTGGTCGACGGAGCCGTCTACGTCGGGGGAGCGACGCCGGTCGCGCTGGCGGCCGAAAGCGGCGAGATCCAGTGGGGCGGCAAGGGGGCTGCGTCGCTGTCCCTGCAGGGGACTCGAGCGAGCGGTCGCCGACAGGAACTCCCACCGATGGCCCCCTCAGTGGCTGTCGGCGACGAACGGGTCGTGCGTCATGACTCCGACGAACGACTGGTCGCGCTGGATCGGAGCGATGGGAGCGAGCGATGGGGAGCCCCGCTCGAGGGAATCGAGTCGCTCTCGCGATCGGGCGGCAGCGCCGGGACGGCCCAGTACGCGCCGAGCTGGTCGTCACCGGTCATCGCGGGCAATGCGGTCGTCGTCGGAACCACGGCGGGCGTCGTCGCCGTCTCGCTGGCCGACGGGGCGGGGCTGTGGCGGCTCCCGACCGACACTCGCGTGGTCGCGTCGCCGGCGGTCACGGACGGCGCGATCGTCGTCGGTGACGGGAACGGGACGGTCCGGGCGCTCGAGACCTAG
- a CDS encoding DUF6276 family protein: MDCPECDTPTLSMSVPAEYRDDVPVTAATVAVCPRCLTLEPIDDGAAAAAGNDTDVSRISDAFPTDPESAVPLALAIGLCSSLATNRPAIEGLLESVERAGTDPLLVLDRLVADPSVEPAIDLERRRHQLEDLLY, from the coding sequence ATGGACTGTCCCGAGTGTGACACGCCGACGCTTTCGATGTCCGTCCCCGCCGAGTACCGCGACGATGTTCCCGTGACGGCCGCAACCGTTGCCGTTTGTCCACGCTGTCTGACGCTCGAGCCGATCGACGACGGAGCCGCGGCGGCCGCGGGCAACGACACCGACGTCTCGCGGATCAGCGACGCGTTCCCGACCGATCCGGAGAGCGCCGTCCCGCTGGCGCTTGCGATCGGGCTGTGTTCCTCGCTCGCGACGAACCGTCCCGCGATCGAGGGGCTCCTCGAGTCGGTCGAACGGGCCGGGACGGACCCGCTGCTCGTCCTCGATCGCCTCGTCGCGGACCCGTCGGTCGAACCCGCGATCGATCTCGAGCGGCGACGCCACCAACTCGAGGATCTACTGTACTGA
- the pan2 gene encoding proteasome-activating nucleotidase Pan2: MSRSPSIPDRPHRDIDSDLPDDERLEALRGHYEDLVDVNEQLSDQLDDAEDRRERLREKVDRVERENETLKSSSLYIATVEDVLDDEEVIVKQHGNNQEVLTEVSSRLVDDLEPGDRVAVNDSFAIQTILNAETDARAQSMEITEKPAVAYTDIGGIDEQVREVREAVEQPLAEPELFDEVGIDPPSGVLLYGPPGTGKTMLAKAVANETDATFIKMAGSELVRKFIGEGSRLVRDLFEMARERQPAIIFIDEIDAIATRRTESKTSGDAEVQRTMMQLLSEMDGFEARGEVRIIAATNRFDMLDRAILRPGRFDRLIEVPEPDAEGREQILEIHTRTMNVSDDVDFAALAADTDGYSGADIESLATEAGMFAIRNDRDEVSHQDFTEALEKIEEDDSSDVVSSAGYFYQ, from the coding sequence ATGTCTCGAAGCCCGTCTATTCCCGACCGACCTCACCGCGATATCGACTCGGATCTCCCTGACGACGAACGGCTCGAGGCGCTTCGGGGACACTACGAGGACCTCGTCGACGTCAACGAGCAACTGTCCGACCAGCTCGACGACGCCGAGGACCGCCGCGAGCGCCTGCGGGAGAAAGTCGACCGCGTCGAACGCGAAAACGAGACGCTGAAAAGCTCCTCGCTGTACATCGCCACCGTCGAGGATGTCCTCGACGACGAGGAAGTCATCGTCAAGCAACACGGCAACAACCAGGAGGTGCTGACCGAGGTCTCTTCCCGACTCGTCGACGACCTCGAGCCCGGCGACCGCGTCGCGGTCAACGATTCCTTCGCGATCCAGACCATCCTCAACGCCGAGACCGACGCCCGCGCCCAGTCGATGGAGATCACCGAGAAGCCGGCGGTCGCATACACGGACATCGGCGGCATCGACGAACAGGTCCGTGAGGTCCGGGAAGCCGTCGAGCAGCCGCTCGCCGAGCCCGAACTCTTCGACGAGGTCGGGATCGATCCGCCAAGCGGCGTGCTACTGTACGGGCCGCCGGGGACGGGCAAGACGATGCTCGCGAAGGCCGTCGCCAACGAGACCGACGCCACATTCATCAAGATGGCCGGCTCGGAACTCGTCCGGAAGTTCATCGGCGAGGGCTCGCGGCTCGTCCGTGACCTCTTCGAGATGGCCCGTGAACGCCAGCCCGCCATCATCTTCATCGACGAGATCGACGCCATCGCCACGCGTCGCACGGAGTCGAAGACCTCCGGCGACGCCGAGGTCCAGCGGACGATGATGCAACTACTCAGCGAGATGGACGGCTTCGAGGCCCGCGGTGAGGTCCGCATCATCGCCGCGACCAACCGCTTCGACATGCTCGATCGCGCCATCCTTCGGCCCGGCCGGTTCGACCGCCTGATCGAGGTCCCCGAGCCCGACGCCGAGGGCCGCGAACAGATCCTCGAGATCCACACGCGGACCATGAACGTCTCCGACGACGTCGACTTCGCCGCGCTGGCGGCCGACACCGACGGCTACTCCGGAGCCGACATCGAGAGTCTCGCCACCGAGGCCGGCATGTTCGCCATCCGCAACGACCGCGACGAGGTCTCCCATCAGGACTTCACCGAGGCCTTAGAGAAGATCGAGGAAGACGACTCGAGCGACGTGGTCTCCTCGGCTGGTTACTTCTACCAATAA
- the pepF gene encoding oligoendopeptidase F has translation MSSVPERSEVDEQYTWDLESIYATDDDWEAAYEAVAERVDDLEAYEGQVTDDAETLLETLELRDEIMREVSTVSAYARMRRDEDTTNQQYQALTARAQSLAADAQSAASFIEPELQDLTREAFDELVDEEPALETYDHYVDDVLRMKPHTRSAEVEALLADLSEVTGATGEVYNMLSNADMAFPTVEDPEGEAVEITQSNFTNLLKRPDRDFRKRVYEGYFDEWESVRNTVAASYKNSVKADVKTARARNYDTAREAALDGPNVPVEVYDTLVDTVHDNLDKLHHHAELKERALGVDDLQMWDLYMPLTGDEGPDLEYDLATEYVVDALAPLGEEYQSRVADGLDSQWIDVYENEGKQSGAYSGGTYDTQPFILLNYQQDIASMYTLAHELGHSMHSELTKDEQPYIYSNYEIFVAEVASTVNEALLTNHLLETVDDPEFRKHVLNEFLERVRSTLYRQTLFAEFEHETHRLEEDGEPLTADRLDDLYSGLKADYYEPAEIDDRIAREWMRIPHFYRAFYVYQYATGISAALAIVDDVLENGQPAAEDYLEFLRHGSREYPLDLLRIAGVDMSSSAPIDRALETYGQRLEEFESLLD, from the coding sequence ATGAGTTCCGTACCCGAACGCTCGGAGGTCGACGAGCAGTATACGTGGGACCTCGAGAGCATCTACGCGACCGACGACGACTGGGAGGCGGCCTACGAGGCCGTCGCCGAGCGCGTCGACGACCTCGAGGCTTACGAGGGACAGGTCACCGACGACGCCGAGACCCTCCTCGAGACCCTCGAGTTACGCGACGAGATCATGCGCGAGGTGTCGACGGTCTCGGCCTACGCCCGGATGCGCCGCGACGAGGACACGACGAACCAGCAGTACCAGGCCCTGACCGCCCGCGCCCAGTCGCTGGCGGCCGACGCCCAGTCCGCCGCCTCCTTTATCGAACCCGAACTCCAGGACCTGACCCGCGAGGCCTTCGACGAGTTGGTCGACGAGGAACCGGCCCTCGAGACCTACGACCACTACGTCGACGACGTTCTCCGGATGAAACCCCACACGCGCTCGGCCGAGGTCGAGGCGCTGCTGGCCGACCTGAGCGAGGTGACCGGGGCGACCGGCGAGGTCTACAACATGCTCTCGAACGCGGACATGGCGTTCCCCACCGTCGAGGATCCCGAGGGCGAGGCCGTCGAGATCACCCAGAGCAACTTCACGAACCTACTCAAGCGTCCCGATCGGGACTTTCGCAAACGGGTCTACGAGGGCTACTTCGACGAGTGGGAGTCGGTTCGCAACACCGTTGCGGCCAGCTACAAGAACAGCGTCAAGGCCGACGTCAAGACCGCTCGAGCGCGCAACTACGACACCGCCCGCGAGGCCGCCCTCGACGGGCCGAACGTCCCCGTCGAGGTCTACGATACGCTCGTCGATACTGTCCATGATAACCTCGACAAGCTCCACCACCACGCCGAACTCAAAGAGCGGGCGCTCGGCGTCGACGACCTGCAGATGTGGGACCTCTACATGCCACTGACCGGCGACGAGGGCCCCGACCTCGAGTACGACCTGGCCACCGAGTACGTCGTCGACGCGCTCGCGCCGCTCGGTGAGGAGTACCAATCCCGCGTCGCGGACGGCCTCGACTCCCAGTGGATCGACGTCTACGAGAACGAGGGCAAACAGTCGGGAGCCTACTCCGGCGGCACCTACGACACCCAGCCGTTCATCCTGCTGAACTACCAGCAGGACATCGCCTCGATGTACACGCTGGCCCACGAACTCGGCCACTCGATGCACTCGGAACTCACGAAGGACGAACAGCCCTACATCTACTCGAACTACGAGATCTTCGTGGCCGAGGTCGCCAGTACGGTCAACGAGGCCCTGTTGACCAACCACCTGCTGGAAACCGTCGACGACCCCGAGTTCCGCAAGCACGTCCTGAACGAGTTCTTAGAGCGGGTCCGCTCGACCCTCTATCGCCAGACCCTCTTCGCCGAGTTCGAACACGAAACCCACCGCCTCGAGGAGGACGGCGAGCCGCTGACCGCGGACCGGCTGGACGACCTCTACAGCGGACTCAAGGCGGACTACTACGAACCCGCCGAGATAGACGACCGAATCGCCCGCGAGTGGATGCGAATCCCCCACTTCTACCGGGCGTTCTACGTCTACCAGTACGCCACTGGTATCTCGGCGGCGCTGGCGATCGTCGACGACGTTCTCGAGAACGGCCAACCCGCCGCCGAGGATTACCTCGAGTTCCTCCGGCACGGCTCCCGGGAGTATCCCCTCGACCTCCTGCGGATCGCCGGCGTCGATATGAGTTCCTCGGCCCCGATCGATCGCGCCCTCGAGACCTACGGCCAGCGCCTCGAGGAGTTCGAATCACTGCTCGACTGA
- a CDS encoding uracil-xanthine permease family protein, translated as MSNGTDGGIRIEYGVDEKPPLPKSILLGLQHVAVMIVPATAVAYVVANGVGAEADAAYLVQMVLLFSGLATMVQAYTVGPVGARLPIVMGSSFTFVGATIDIGASFGLAAVFGAILVTGFVVEGLIGWQFKRIKPFFPPLVTGLVVVIIGLYLVPVAMDYAAGGVGASDFGALHHIGLAALVLAIAVGLNMFTRGVTRLLSVLFAIFVGYATAIALTFATGLELVDFSSVGSAAWIALPSPTRFGFEFEPIAIATFAVLFLVSSMETVGDMSGVTAAEGRNPTNEEFRGGLFNDGLLSSIGAVFSAFPITSFSQNVGIVNFTGVMSRHVVGIGGVFLAVLGLSPKVGAAVTTIPSAVFGGAVLLMAGMVAASGFRLVVTHVDLDRRNTVIVAVSLGLGLGVATTPEALAGLPSGAELFFGQSVIVTALSALVLNTFVPGTESPLFDAPPTDAEPAADAVDAEPASSVDD; from the coding sequence ATGTCGAACGGAACTGACGGGGGCATTCGGATCGAATACGGCGTCGACGAAAAACCGCCGTTACCGAAGTCCATCCTGCTGGGCTTGCAACACGTCGCGGTCATGATCGTGCCGGCGACGGCAGTGGCGTACGTCGTCGCAAACGGGGTCGGTGCCGAGGCCGACGCGGCCTACCTCGTTCAGATGGTCCTGCTGTTTTCCGGACTGGCAACGATGGTCCAGGCGTACACCGTCGGCCCGGTCGGTGCGCGGCTGCCGATCGTCATGGGCTCGAGTTTTACCTTCGTCGGCGCGACGATCGATATCGGCGCTAGCTTCGGGCTGGCCGCCGTCTTCGGTGCGATCCTCGTGACCGGCTTCGTCGTCGAGGGCCTGATCGGCTGGCAGTTCAAACGTATCAAGCCGTTCTTCCCGCCGCTGGTGACCGGTCTCGTCGTCGTCATCATCGGCCTCTATCTCGTGCCGGTCGCGATGGACTACGCCGCCGGCGGGGTCGGCGCGTCGGACTTCGGTGCTTTGCACCACATCGGACTCGCGGCGCTCGTGCTGGCGATCGCCGTCGGTCTCAACATGTTCACGCGCGGCGTCACGCGACTGTTGTCCGTGCTGTTTGCGATCTTCGTCGGCTACGCGACCGCCATCGCTCTCACGTTCGCGACCGGGCTCGAACTCGTCGACTTCTCGAGCGTCGGGAGCGCCGCGTGGATCGCGCTCCCGTCGCCGACGCGCTTCGGCTTCGAGTTCGAACCGATCGCGATCGCCACCTTCGCCGTCCTCTTTCTCGTCTCCTCGATGGAGACCGTCGGCGACATGTCCGGCGTCACGGCCGCCGAGGGGCGCAATCCGACGAACGAGGAGTTCCGCGGCGGGCTGTTCAACGACGGACTGTTGAGTTCGATCGGCGCCGTCTTCAGTGCGTTCCCGATCACGTCGTTCTCCCAGAACGTCGGCATCGTCAACTTCACCGGCGTGATGAGCCGTCACGTCGTCGGCATCGGCGGCGTCTTCCTCGCCGTCCTCGGACTGAGTCCCAAAGTCGGCGCTGCCGTCACGACGATCCCCAGCGCGGTCTTTGGCGGTGCCGTCCTGCTGATGGCCGGGATGGTCGCCGCCAGTGGGTTCCGACTGGTCGTCACGCACGTCGACCTCGATCGGCGGAACACGGTCATCGTCGCCGTCTCGCTCGGCCTTGGACTCGGCGTCGCGACGACGCCCGAAGCCCTCGCGGGACTCCCGAGCGGCGCGGAACTGTTCTTCGGACAGTCGGTCATCGTGACCGCGCTATCGGCACTGGTCCTCAACACGTTCGTCCCCGGTACGGAGAGCCCGCTGTTCGACGCCCCGCCGACCGACGCGGAGCCGGCTGCGGACGCCGTCGACGCCGAACCCGCCAGCTCCGTGGACGACTGA
- the hpt gene encoding hypoxanthine/guanine phosphoribosyltransferase, with protein sequence MNRLLESLDDAPIIDKDGYEYLVHPISNGVPQLDPALLREVVVEVMRTADLDVDKIVAPEAMGIHLATALSLQADVPLVVIRKRAYGLDGEVSLHQETGYSESEMYINDVEAGDRVLIVDDMLSTGGTLAAICTALDDIGADIVDIVVVLRKIGDSALDDTKFDATSLLDITVEDGEVTVH encoded by the coding sequence ATGAACCGGCTCCTCGAGTCGTTAGACGACGCGCCGATTATCGACAAGGACGGGTACGAGTACCTCGTCCATCCGATCAGCAACGGGGTCCCACAGCTCGATCCCGCCCTGTTGCGGGAGGTCGTCGTCGAAGTGATGCGAACCGCGGACCTCGACGTGGACAAGATCGTCGCACCGGAGGCGATGGGCATCCACCTCGCGACCGCGCTCTCCCTGCAGGCCGACGTGCCGTTGGTCGTCATCCGAAAGCGGGCCTACGGGCTCGATGGTGAGGTCTCCCTCCATCAGGAGACGGGCTACTCGGAGTCGGAGATGTACATCAACGACGTCGAGGCGGGCGACCGCGTCCTGATCGTCGACGACATGCTCTCGACCGGCGGCACGCTGGCGGCCATCTGCACCGCGCTGGACGATATCGGTGCCGACATCGTCGACATCGTGGTCGTCCTTCGAAAGATCGGCGACTCCGCGCTCGACGACACGAAGTTCGATGCGACGAGCCTCCTCGACATCACCGTCGAGGACGGAGAGGTAACGGTTCACTGA
- a CDS encoding M48 family metalloprotease: MPSGLTALRIRMVAAIVALGVVTVAFLAGVWAVFYGVLQLLDVGIAARLAFGTTVATVVTIGYLEYRQLETIEYLADAHPVDRETAPDLYETATRVAAQLGVPAPTIAVSDRDAPEALAVGLRPDAVHLVLSLGTIDALDGDQLEAVIAHELAHVGNRDAMVMTAASLPVVLADGLGSRLDRIENPGWAAVVTVPLGFLSTAVWVVGRTITARFSRARERAADRAAAEATGSPAALASALRRLDREIDETPDRDLREASSVSSLSVLSLEPDEPEKIMLGPEGETEPSYWQLRKRLYRLERYLFDTHPATDDRIAALAALERRQ; encoded by the coding sequence ATGCCTTCCGGGCTGACTGCCCTCCGGATACGAATGGTCGCTGCAATCGTCGCCCTCGGCGTCGTGACGGTCGCCTTTCTCGCCGGCGTGTGGGCCGTCTTTTACGGCGTACTCCAGTTGCTCGACGTCGGGATTGCCGCACGGTTGGCGTTCGGCACGACGGTCGCGACGGTCGTCACGATCGGCTACCTCGAGTACAGACAGCTCGAGACGATCGAGTACCTCGCCGACGCCCATCCGGTGGACCGCGAGACGGCACCGGACCTCTACGAGACGGCGACCCGGGTCGCCGCCCAGCTCGGCGTCCCCGCGCCGACCATCGCTGTCTCGGATCGCGACGCACCCGAGGCGCTGGCCGTGGGCCTCCGACCGGACGCCGTCCATCTGGTACTCTCGCTGGGAACGATCGACGCGCTCGACGGTGACCAACTCGAGGCGGTGATCGCACACGAACTCGCCCACGTCGGCAATCGCGACGCGATGGTGATGACGGCCGCGTCGCTTCCCGTGGTACTCGCCGACGGACTGGGCTCTCGACTCGACCGGATAGAGAACCCCGGCTGGGCGGCCGTCGTCACCGTCCCACTGGGGTTCCTGTCGACAGCCGTTTGGGTCGTCGGCAGAACGATTACGGCGCGGTTTTCCAGGGCACGGGAACGAGCGGCCGACCGGGCTGCCGCGGAAGCGACCGGTTCGCCCGCTGCCCTCGCGAGCGCGCTCCGGCGGCTCGACCGGGAGATCGACGAGACGCCGGATCGAGACCTGCGGGAGGCCTCGAGCGTCTCTTCGCTGTCCGTCCTCTCACTCGAACCAGACGAGCCCGAGAAGATTATGCTTGGGCCCGAGGGTGAGACCGAACCATCGTACTGGCAGCTCCGCAAACGGCTCTACCGCCTCGAGCGCTACCTCTTCGATACCCACCCAGCGACGGACGATCGAATCGCCGCGCTCGCCGCCCTCGAGCGACGACAGTGA
- a CDS encoding DUF5811 family protein has product MNGNTPYAGLPGETGAGQRAAADVPDLSNAQKRLLHRDVSRIAARTREFLPNEYIVDSDISSGMSGPQVTVAVRPPVGHAVSAGFTPDLEDAAAAEEAITADERDEVARGLAASAALQVKQAVSNNVTPTGK; this is encoded by the coding sequence ATGAACGGAAACACGCCGTACGCAGGGCTACCGGGCGAGACTGGGGCTGGGCAGCGAGCCGCGGCGGACGTTCCGGACCTCTCGAACGCGCAAAAGCGGCTCCTCCACCGCGACGTCTCGCGGATCGCCGCCCGCACGCGGGAGTTTCTTCCCAACGAATACATCGTCGATTCGGATATCTCGAGCGGGATGAGCGGCCCGCAGGTCACCGTCGCCGTCCGCCCGCCGGTCGGCCACGCCGTCTCCGCCGGCTTCACGCCCGATCTAGAGGACGCGGCCGCCGCCGAAGAGGCCATCACTGCGGACGAACGCGACGAGGTTGCCCGCGGACTAGCCGCAAGCGCCGCCTTGCAGGTCAAACAGGCGGTCAGCAACAACGTCACGCCGACTGGAAAGTAG
- a CDS encoding V-type ATP synthase subunit D, with product MANDVKPTRKNLMAIEDRIELSERGHGTLEKKRDGLIMEFMDILDKAQDVRGDLAQDYEDAQKKINMARAMEGDVAVRGAAAALQEHPEITTESKNIMGVVVPQIESSKVTKSLDQRGYGIMGTSARIDEAAEAYEDLLESIILAAEVETAMKKMLREIETTKRRVNALEFKLLPELYENQEYIEQKLEEQEREETFRLKKIKEKKEAEEAAEREAEAAAEAEVEADDELEQATADD from the coding sequence ATGGCCAACGACGTCAAGCCCACCCGCAAGAACTTGATGGCGATCGAGGATCGCATCGAGCTCTCCGAGCGGGGTCACGGCACGCTCGAGAAGAAACGCGACGGGCTGATCATGGAGTTCATGGACATTCTGGACAAGGCCCAGGACGTCCGCGGCGACCTCGCACAGGACTACGAGGACGCCCAGAAGAAGATCAACATGGCCCGGGCGATGGAAGGCGACGTCGCGGTCCGCGGTGCCGCGGCGGCGCTGCAGGAACACCCCGAGATCACTACCGAATCGAAGAACATCATGGGCGTCGTCGTCCCCCAGATCGAGTCCTCGAAGGTCACCAAGAGCCTCGATCAGCGCGGCTACGGGATCATGGGCACCTCCGCACGCATCGACGAGGCCGCCGAGGCCTACGAGGACCTCCTTGAGAGCATCATCCTCGCCGCCGAGGTCGAGACGGCGATGAAGAAGATGCTCCGCGAGATCGAGACCACCAAGCGTCGCGTCAACGCCCTCGAGTTCAAGCTCCTGCCCGAACTCTACGAGAACCAGGAGTACATCGAGCAGAAACTCGAGGAACAGGAACGCGAGGAGACGTTCCGCCTGAAGAAGATCAAGGAGAAGAAAGAAGCCGAGGAAGCCGCCGAGCGGGAGGCCGAAGCGGCCGCCGAAGCCGAGGTCGAAGCGGACGACGAACTCGAGCAGGCCACCGCGGACGACTGA
- a CDS encoding pyruvoyl-dependent arginine decarboxylase yields the protein MSTIRVVWGAASAPTAMASYDAALAEAGIENYNLVSVSSVIPADTEVEAVGTAPDLGPAGERLTVVEARATTAGPGRVSAALAWAQSADDGPGLFYETAGEMDREDVERGVREGLAAGQELRDWSFADPRVTVESRQADSGQHTTAVVLAVYGDSEPII from the coding sequence ATGAGTACGATCCGAGTCGTCTGGGGGGCCGCGTCGGCGCCCACGGCGATGGCTTCCTACGACGCGGCGCTGGCCGAGGCCGGCATCGAGAACTACAACCTCGTCTCGGTCTCCTCGGTGATCCCGGCCGATACCGAGGTCGAGGCCGTCGGCACCGCACCCGATCTCGGCCCCGCCGGCGAGCGCCTGACCGTCGTCGAAGCACGCGCGACGACCGCTGGCCCCGGCCGCGTGAGTGCGGCGCTCGCGTGGGCCCAGTCCGCCGACGACGGCCCGGGACTGTTCTACGAGACCGCCGGCGAGATGGATCGCGAAGACGTCGAGCGGGGGGTCCGGGAAGGACTGGCCGCAGGGCAAGAGCTTCGCGACTGGTCGTTTGCCGACCCGCGGGTGACCGTCGAGAGTCGGCAGGCCGACTCGGGCCAGCACACGACGGCGGTCGTCCTCGCCGTGTACGGTGACAGCGAGCCGATCATCTAG